The following nucleotide sequence is from Sphingomonas swuensis.
TGAGGACCCGGGTGCCGGCGGGGAGCTTGAACTGCTCGCCGTGGAGGACGCGCTTCACCGTTCCGTCGTCGCCGACGAGAAGGCCGGTGAAGCGCTCGATCCCGCGCCCGGGGGTGGCGCGGACGCCGTTGACGTTGGTGACGAGGAGGTCGGCCGCGGCCGGAGTGGCGAACGCGAGGGCAAGGCCTGCGCTGAGGAGGAGCCTGGAGATCATGGAGGCAGGCCTAGCATTGTCTGGGCCGGAGGGAAGGTCTAGCGCAAGGCGCGACATGACAGTGCCCACCATCGCCGACATCCATGCCGCCGCCGAGCGTATCGCGGGCGCGGTCGAAAAGACTCCCTGCCTCAAGAGCCGGACGCTGTCCGAGATCGTCGGAGCGGAGGTCTGGCTGAAGTTCGAGAACCTCCAGTTCACCGCGGCCTACAAGGAGCGCGGCGCCCTCAACAAGCTGCTCCAGCTGGGCGAGGAGGAGCGGGCCAAGGGCGTGATCGCGGCGAGCGCGGGCAACCATGCCCAGGCGGTCGCCTATCATGGCAAGCGGCTCGGCATTCCGGTCACCATCGTCATGCCGACCAACACCCCGCTGATGAAGGTCGCGCAGACCGAGGAACATGGCGCCCGGGTGATCCTCCAGGGGCAGCGCTTCGACGACGCCTATGCCCGGGCGCGCGAGCTCGAGGCCGAGGAAGGGCTGGTGTTCGTCCATCCGTTCGACGATCCCGACATCGTCGCGGGCACGGGCACCATCGCGCTCGAGATGCTCGAAGCGGTCCCCGACCTCGACACATTGGTGGTGCCGATCGGCGGCGGCGGGCTGATCAGCGGGATCGCCATCGCGGTCCGCGCGCTTCGCCCGCAAGTCGAGATCATCGGGGTCGAGGCCGAGCTCTACCCGAGCATGAAGAATGTGGTCGAGGGCGGCGAGAAGGCGATCGGCGGCGACACGCTGGCCGAGGGCATTGCTGTCAAGGAGCCGGGCAAGCTGACCCGGGCAATCATCCGCGACCATGTCGACCGGATCGAGCTCGTCAGCGAGAAGGACCTCGAGCATGCGGTCGCGCTGCTGGTGGCGATCGAGAAGACCGTGGTCGAAGGGGCGGGCGCGGCCGGGATGGCGCTTCTGCTCGCGAACCCCGAGCGCTTTGCCGGACGCAAGGTCGGGACCGTGCTGTGCGGGGGGAACATCGACACGCACCTCCTCGCCAACGTGCTGATCCGCGAGCTGGTGCGCTGCGGGCGGATCGCGCGGCTCAAGATCGGGGCGCAGGACCAGCCGGGCGCACTGGCCTCGATCACCGCCTGCTTCCACGCCGCTGGGGTCAACATCATCGAGACCAACCACCAGCGGATCTTCTCCAAGCTGCCGGCCAAGGACACGGTGATCGAGGTCGAGTGCGAGGCGCGCGACGCGCAGGCGATCGACGCGCTGGTCGAGCGGCTGGAGCAGAAGGGCTTCGTGGTCGAGCGGGCCGAGCTGGACTAGCCCGCGCGGCGAACTAGTTGGCGCCCTCCCGCTCGCAGGCGGCGATCTGGAGGAGCATCATGCCGGTCGCGAGGAAGCTTGCGGCGAGGATCCAGGAGAAGCTGGCGACGAGGTCGCTGGTGGTCCCGAACAGCGCGACGATGATGCTCGCGATCGGCAGCCCGACGAGCAGGATGGCGGCGAGCGCGAGGTCGGTGGCAGCGGCGATCCCGGTCCAGCGGCGAACGGCGGAGGCACCGGCGCGAAGCGTCGCGAGGGTCAAGGCGGCGACCCGCATCACCAGCCAGAAGGTGACCACCGTCAGGTTGGGAAGGAAGCGGGTCTCGTCACGGGCGAGGAACATGGCGCCGGCGACGAGCGTCGCGACCCCGGCGAGGGTCGCGGGAATGCGGGCGGCACGCCGTCCAGTCGCGGCGATCACCTCGACGATACCGGCGAGCAGGAGAAGGATCCCGACCACCAAGGCTCCGCTCGATGCGCCGACTTCGGGGAGGAGCAATGCGGCGGCGCCGAGCAGCAGGATCAGCCAGCCGCAAAGCGCGGTCATTCGAGCTCGGCGCTGATCCACGGACAAGGTCATTGCAGATGGGAAACAAGATTGGTCGGCGGCAAGTTCCCTGGCCTCCTTCAATCGGAATTTCCGGTCGTATCGGCGAGAATGATTTGTTTGGTCGCGGCCAGTGCGGGAGCTAGGGCTGGATCGACGAATCCGTACATATCGAGGAGGCACTTTCATGGACGCGAAGACCGGCGAGCTCGGCGGCGGCTGCCCTTATCATCAGGAAGCCAAGGCGCGCTCCCTCCTGGGGCGCCAGAACAAGGATTGGTGGCCGGAAGCGCTGCCCGTCGACATCCTCTCCCAGGGCGGCATGTCGCCCGATCCGATGGGCGCGGACTTCAACTATGCCGAGGCGTTCAACGCGCTCGACTATGACGCGCTCAAGGCCGACCTCACCGCGCTGATGACCGACAGCAAGCCGTGGTGGCCGGCCGACTACGGGCACTATGGTCCGTTCATGATCCGCATGGCGTGGCACGCGGCGGGCACCTATCGCACCGCCGACGGGCGTGGCGGCGCCAACTCGGGCCAGCAGCGCTTCGCCCCGCTCAACAGCTGGCCGGACAACGGCAACCTCGACAAGGCCCGCCGCCTGCTCTGGCCGATCAAGCAGAAGTACGGCAAGAACATCAGCTGGGCCGACCTGTTCATCCTCGCCGGCAATGTCGCGATCGAGAGCATGGGCGGACCGGTGTTCGGCTTCGGCGGCGGTCGCCGCGACGTGTTCGAGCCCGAAAGGGACATCTACTGGGGCGCCGAGGAGCAGTGGGTCGCGGCCGAAGAGACCCGCATCCAGCCCGAGCATGAAAAGGAGCTCGAGCATCCGCTGGCGGCGATCCAGATGGGCCTCATCTACGTCAACCCCGAAGGCCCGGGCGGCAACCCCGACCCGATGCAGTCGGCGCGCGACATCAAGATCACCTTCGAGCGCATGGCGATGAACCATGAGGAGACCGTCGCGCTGACCGCCGGCGGCCATACCTTCGGCAAGGCGCATGGCGCGGGCGACGCCAGCCTGGTGGGCGATGCTCCGGAAGGCGCGGACATCGCGATGATGGGCCTCGGCTGGACCAGCACCCACGAGAGCGGGATGGGCGAGCACACCATCACCAGCGGCATCGAGGGCGCCTGGGTGAACACTCCGACCGAGTGGAGCGAGAACTATTTCCGGCTTCTGCTCGACTATGAGTATGAGCTGGTCCGCTCTCCGGCAGGTGCCCAGCAGTGGCAGCCGATCAACCAGCGCGAAGAGGACATGGCGCCCGACGCGCACGTCCCCGGCAAGCTGGTCCCGACGATGATGACCACCGCCGACATGGCGCTCAAGGTCGATCCGGAATTCCGCAAGATCAGCGAGAAGTTCCGCAACGACCATGAGGCATTCAAGGACGCCTTCGCCCGCGCCTGGTTCAAGCTGACCCACCGCGACATGGGTCCGAAGGTCCGCTACCTCGGGCCGGAGGTGCCGGCCGAAGACCTCATCTGGCAGGATCCGGTGCCCGCCGGCGCCAAGCCGAGCGAAGCCGACGTGGCCGCGTTCAAGGACAAGATCCTGAACTCGGGCCTGACGGTCAGCCAGCTGGTCAAGGCGGCCTGGGCGTCGGCCTCGACCTATCGCAAGAGCGATCACCGCGGCGGCGCCAACGGTGCCCGGGTCCGGCTCGAGCCGCAGCGCGGCTGGGAAGTCAACGAGCCCGAGGAGCTTGGCGCCGTTCTTGCCAAGATCGACGAACTGCGCGGGTCGATGTCGGTCGCGGACGCGATCGTGCTCGCCGGTTCGGCGGCGGTCGAGAAGGCGGCGCGCGATGCCGGCTTCGACATCAGCGTTCCGTTCACCGGTGGCCGCGGCGACGCGACTCAGGAGTGGAC
It contains:
- a CDS encoding threonine ammonia-lyase, with product MTVPTIADIHAAAERIAGAVEKTPCLKSRTLSEIVGAEVWLKFENLQFTAAYKERGALNKLLQLGEEERAKGVIAASAGNHAQAVAYHGKRLGIPVTIVMPTNTPLMKVAQTEEHGARVILQGQRFDDAYARARELEAEEGLVFVHPFDDPDIVAGTGTIALEMLEAVPDLDTLVVPIGGGGLISGIAIAVRALRPQVEIIGVEAELYPSMKNVVEGGEKAIGGDTLAEGIAVKEPGKLTRAIIRDHVDRIELVSEKDLEHAVALLVAIEKTVVEGAGAAGMALLLANPERFAGRKVGTVLCGGNIDTHLLANVLIRELVRCGRIARLKIGAQDQPGALASITACFHAAGVNIIETNHQRIFSKLPAKDTVIEVECEARDAQAIDALVERLEQKGFVVERAELD
- a CDS encoding DUF308 domain-containing protein; the encoded protein is MTALCGWLILLLGAAALLLPEVGASSGALVVGILLLLAGIVEVIAATGRRAARIPATLAGVATLVAGAMFLARDETRFLPNLTVVTFWLVMRVAALTLATLRAGASAVRRWTGIAAATDLALAAILLVGLPIASIIVALFGTTSDLVASFSWILAASFLATGMMLLQIAACEREGAN
- the katG gene encoding catalase/peroxidase HPI is translated as MDAKTGELGGGCPYHQEAKARSLLGRQNKDWWPEALPVDILSQGGMSPDPMGADFNYAEAFNALDYDALKADLTALMTDSKPWWPADYGHYGPFMIRMAWHAAGTYRTADGRGGANSGQQRFAPLNSWPDNGNLDKARRLLWPIKQKYGKNISWADLFILAGNVAIESMGGPVFGFGGGRRDVFEPERDIYWGAEEQWVAAEETRIQPEHEKELEHPLAAIQMGLIYVNPEGPGGNPDPMQSARDIKITFERMAMNHEETVALTAGGHTFGKAHGAGDASLVGDAPEGADIAMMGLGWTSTHESGMGEHTITSGIEGAWVNTPTEWSENYFRLLLDYEYELVRSPAGAQQWQPINQREEDMAPDAHVPGKLVPTMMTTADMALKVDPEFRKISEKFRNDHEAFKDAFARAWFKLTHRDMGPKVRYLGPEVPAEDLIWQDPVPAGAKPSEADVAAFKDKILNSGLTVSQLVKAAWASASTYRKSDHRGGANGARVRLEPQRGWEVNEPEELGAVLAKIDELRGSMSVADAIVLAGSAAVEKAARDAGFDISVPFTGGRGDATQEWTDAESFAVMEPAADGFRNYLKTKHSVRTEELLLDRASLLGLSVPEMAVLVGGLRVLGANYQNRPEGVLTNRVGQLTNDFFVNLFDNDTFWEVVDTSADEEFIGYDRGGRTEKWRATRTDLIFGSNSQLRATAEVYAERGNEALFVRHFVDAWVKVMNADRFDLLSADEVSADQAGDGTNTGV